In Primulina eburnea isolate SZY01 chromosome 3, ASM2296580v1, whole genome shotgun sequence, one DNA window encodes the following:
- the LOC140825853 gene encoding PHD finger protein ALFIN-LIKE 4-like, with the protein MDGGAHNVPRTVEDVFREFKGRRNGLIKALTTDVGDFFQQCDPEKENLCLYGFPNELWEVNLPAEEVPPELPEPALGINFARDGMQEKDWLALVAVHSDAWLLSITFYIGARYGFDKADRKRLFNMINDLPTIFEVVTGVAKKQVKDKPSVSNHSGSKSKSTPKVAKISKSEVKDEDEDDGLDEVEEDEEDHGETLCGACGENYASDEFWICCDLCERWFHGKCVKITPARAEHIKQYKCPTCSNKRSRP; encoded by the exons ATAATGTTCCTCGCACGGTTGAGGATGTTTTCAGAGAGTTCAAAGGCCGGCGGAATGGCCTGATCAAAGCTCTAACCACTG ACGTCGGAGATTTTTTCCAGCAGTGCGATCCTG AGAAAGAAAATCTTTGCCTTTATGGATTTCCTAATGAACTATGGGAAGTTAATTTACCTGCTGAGGAGGTTCCTCCTGAGCTTCCAGAACCTGCCCTAGGTATAAATTTTGCCAGGGATGGTATGCAAGAGAAAGACTGGTTGGCTCTTGTTGCTGTTCACAGTGATGCGTGGCTTCTATCTATCACTTTCTATATCGGTGCTAGATATGGTTTTGATAAAGCTGACAG AAAACGCCTATTCAATATGATAAATGATCTCCCGACAATATTCGAAGTCGTAACAGGAGTTGCGAAGAAGCAAGTGAAGGACAAACCATCTGTCTCAAACCATAGTGGCAGTAAATCTAAGTCAACCCCAAAAGTG GCCAAAATCTCCAAATCAGAAGTAAAGGATGAGGACGAAGATGACGGATTGGATGAagttgaagaagatgaagaagacCACGGTGAAACCTTATGTGGCGCATGTGGAGAGAACTATGCCTCTGACGAATTCTGGATCTGCTGTGACTTATGCGAGAGATGGTTCCATGGCAAGTGTGTCAAGATCACTCCTGCAAGAGCTGAGCACATCAAGCAGTACAAATGCCCGACGTGTAGTAATAAAAGATCACGCCCTTGA
- the LOC140825856 gene encoding glycerophosphocholine acyltransferase 1-like, which produces MAAYEEIMEVEDSEGNSYGQVKLRFKDRSKAVAQTKEILSKQADQTKQILSKHADKIAKQAEEHERFINKVTHLLGVLGFGGFCFVFGARPQDVRYLYCLFYIIFVPLRWIYYRYKKWHYYLLDFCYYANTISLVMILGYPRNEKLFMVCFSFAEGPLAWALIVWRCSLVFNSMDKIVSVFIHLLPGLVFFTIRWWDPLFFEAMHPEGTARRITWPYAESKSYLWTWLFFVPLVAYSVWQLLYFLIVNVLRHQRLLKDPEVMTSYRELSKKAQKANNMWWRLSGLLGDHNRLFMYILLQAIFTVATMALTVPIFLSYKLHVAFQLLKVTATVWNGGNFLIEVMPRQVILKEKKKTEMKPIEAQFDQSEKENLMKTNNSTDAIKS; this is translated from the exons ATGGCAGCCTATGAAGAAATCATGGAGGTGGAGGATTCAGAAGGGAATTCATATGGGCAAGTTAAGCTAAGATTCAAAGATCGGTCCAAG GCAGTGGCTCAGACCAAAGAGATACTGTCTAAACAAGCAGATCAGACCAAACAGATCTTGTCCAAGCATGCGGATAAGATCGCCAAACAGGCTGAAGAACATGAAAGATTCATCAATAAG GTGACGCATTTGCTTGGCGTTCTTGGCTTCGGAGGATTCTGCTTTGTTTTTGGGGCAA GGCCACAAGATGTGCGGTACTTATATTGTTTGTTTTACATTATTTTCGTTCCTCTTCGATGGATTTACTACCGATACAAGAAATGGCACTATTATCTTCTG GACTTTTGCTATTATGCAAATACAATCTCTTTGGTCATGATTCTGGGTTATCCTAGAAACGAGAAACTTTTCATGGTTTGCTTCTCATTTGCAGAG GGACCATTGGCATGGGCGCTCATTGTTTGGCGTTGTAGCTTAGTTTTCAATTCTATGGATAAAATTGTAAGCGTCTTCATACATCTTTTGCCTG GATTGGTTTTCTTCACAATTCGATGGTGGGATCCTCTGTTTTTTGAAGCCATGCATCCCGAGGGAACAGCTCGGAGAATAACATGGCCCTATGCAGAAAGCAAATCATATCTGTGGACATGGCTTTTTTTTGTTCCTTTGGTGGCTTACAGTGTGTGGCAGCTTCTTTATTTTctgattgtaaatgttttacGTCACCAAAGACTACTCAAAGATCCCGAAGTAATGACTTCCTACAG GGAACTGTCAAAGAAAGCCCAGAAAGCAAACAACATGTGGTGGCGTTTAAGTGGATTGCTTGGAGATCATAATCGCTTGTTTATGTACATTCTGCTTCAAGCCATATTCACCGTAGCAACTATGGCGCTCACTGTCCCGATATTCTTATCTTACAAATTACATGTTGCCTTCCAATTACTCAAGGTTACTGCAACTGTATGGAATGGAGGAAACTTCTTGATAGAAGTTATGCCGAGGCAGGTCATCTTGAAGGAGAAGAAAAAAACAGAAATGAAGCCTATCGAGGCTCAGTTTGACCAATCCGAGAAGGAGAACTTAATGAAAACCAATAACTCTACTGATGCAATAAAATCTTAG
- the LOC140825857 gene encoding myosin-17-like, with product MASPVNIIVGSHVWVEDPVLAWIDGEVHKIDGQDVQVHTTNGKKIAANISKVFPKDTEAPPGGVDDMTKLSYLHEPGVLQNLAARYELNEIYTYTGNILIAINPFQRLPHLYDTHMMEQYKGEALGELSPHVFAIADVSYRAMINDGKSNSILVSGESGAGKTETTKMLMRYLAHLGGRSGVEGRTVEQQVLESNPVLEAFGNAKTVRNNNSSRFGKFVEIQFDKSGRISGAAIRTYLLERSRVCQISDPERNYHCFYLLCAAPPEEREKYKLGNPESFHFLNQSKCIKLDGVNDAEEYLATRRAMDIVGISEEEQEAIFRVVAAVLHLGNIEFAKGKEIDSSVIKDEKSRFHLNTTAELLKCNPKRLEDAMIKRVMVTPEEVITRTLDPEAALGSRDALAKTIYSRLFDWIVEKINVSIGQDPNSKAIIGVLDIYGFESFKYNSFEQFCINFTNEKLQQHFNQHVFKMEQEDYEKEEIDWSYIEFVDNQDVLDLIEKKPGGIIALLDEACMFPKSTHETFAQKLYQTFAKNKRFIKPKLSRTNFTISHYAGEVTYMADLFLDKNKDYVVAEHQDLLTASKCSFVAGLFPPLPEDSSKSSKFSSIGSRFKLQLQSLMDILSSTEPHYIRCVKPNSVLKPAIFENLNIIQQLRCGGVLEAIRISCAGYPTRRTFDEFLLRFGVLAPEALEGNSDDKTACKMILDKMGLKGYQLGKTKVFLRAGQMAELDARRAEVLGNAARTIQRQIRTYIARKEFVSLRQAAIQLQSCWRAISACKLYEQLRREDAAVKIQKNFRCYIAWKAYSTLQDSTVILQTGMRAMTARNEFRFRKQTKAAIQVQAHFRCHREYTYYRSLQKAAIITQCGWRQRVARKELRSLRMAARETGALKEAKDKLEKKVEELTWRLQFEKRLRTELEETKAQELSKLQEALHSMQTQVEEANARVIKEREAARKAIEEAPPVIKETPVMVQDTAKIDALTAEVESLKALLLSEKHVAEEAKKARAGAESSNTDLAKKLVEAEGKAVQLQDSVQRLEEKLSNLESENQVLRQQALTMSPTGKSISARPRMTIIQRTPENGNVLNGETKAVHDMGIFAANPKEPESEEKPQKSLNDKQQENQDLLINCISQDLGFSGGKPVTACVIYKCLLHWRSFEVERTAVFDRIIQTVASAIEGTDNNDVLAYWLCNTSTLLMLLQHTLKASGAASLTPQRRRSSSASLFGRMSQGLRGSPQSGLSFLNGRMLGRLDDLRQVEAKYPALLFKQQLTAFLEKIYGMIRDNLKKEISPLLGLCIQAPRTSRASLVKGRSQANAVAQQALIAHWQSIVKSLDSYLKMMKSNYVPPFLVRKVFTQIFSFVNVQLFNSLLLRRECCSFSNGEYVKAGLGELEQWCCHATEEYVGLAWDELKHIRQAVGFLVIHQKPKKTLNEITTELCPVLSIQQLYRISTMYWDDKYGTHSVSSEVISSMRVMMTEYSNNAVSSSFLLDDDSSIPFSIDDISKTMQKVDVADVEPPPLIRENSGFVFLHQRSD from the exons ATTGCCGCAAATATCTCGAAAGTATTTCCAAAGGATACCGAAGCTCCTCCTGGAGGTGTAGATGATATGACTAAGCTTTCATATTTGCACGAGCCTGGAGTTCTGCAAAACCTTGCAGCAAGATATGAACTTAATGAAATCTAC ACATATACTGGAAATATTTTGATTGCAATAAATCCTTTTCAAAGATTGCCTCATCTATATGATACTCACATGATGGAACAATACAAAGGGGAGGCACTTGGAGAGCTTAGTCCTCACGTTTTTGCAATTGCAGATGTTTCTTACCG GGCAATGATAAATGATGGTAAAAGCAACTCCATTTTGGTTAGTGGAGAAAGTGGTGCTGGTAAAACAGAGACAACAAAAATGCTAATGCGATATTTGGCACACTTGGGTGGTCGGTCTGGAGTTGAAGGGCGAACTGTGGAACAACAAGTTTTAGAA TCAAACCCGGTTCTTGAAGCATTTGGAAATGCCAAGACTGTCAGGAACAACAACTCTAG TCGCTTTGGTAAATTTGTTGAGATCCAGTTTGACAAAAGTGGAAGGATATCTGGAGCGGCTATAAGAACTTACCTGCTGGAGCGATCTCGTGTTTGTCAGATATCAGATCCTGAAAGAAACTACCACTGCTTCTATCTTCTTTGTGCAGCACCACCTGAG GAAAGAGAGAAGTATAAGCTGGGAAACCCGGAATCATTTCATTTTCTTAACCAGTCTAAGTGTATTAAACTTGATGGAGTAAATGATGCTGAGGAATACCTTGCAACTAGAAGGGCTATGGATATAGTTGGAATCAGCGAGGAAGAGCAG GAGGCGATATTTAGGGTTGTTGCCGCTGTTCTTCACCTTGGTAATATTGAATTTGCTAAGGGGAAGGAGATTGATTCTTCTGTTATCAAGGATGAGAAGTCGAGGTTTCATCTTAATACAACTGCTGAATTGCTCAA GTGTAATCCCAAGAGATTGGAAGATGCAATGATTAAACGTGTAATGGTGACGCCCGAGGAAGTTATCACAAGGACGCTCGATCCTGAAGCTGCACTGGGTAGCAGGGATGCTTTGGCGAAGACTATATATTCTCGCTTGTTTGACTG GATTGTTGAAAAAATAAATGTCTCCATTGGGCAGGATCCCAACTCAAAGGCAATAATTGGGGTTCTTGACATTTATGGGTTCGAAAGTTTCAAGTATAACAG CTTTGAGCAGTTCTGTATAAATTTCACCAATGAAAAACTTCAGCAACATTTTAACCAG CATGTATTTAAAATGGAGCAAGAAGACTATGAAAAAGAAGAGATAGATTGGAGCTACATAGAGTTTGTTGATAACCAAGATGTTCTTGATCTAATTGAGAAG AAACCAGGAGGAATTATTGCTCTACTGGATGAAGCTTG TATGTTTCCTAAATCCACCCACGAGACATTTGCTCAAAAGTTATATCAGACCTTTGCAAAAAATAAACGCTTCATCAAACCAAAGCTTTCACGGACCAATTTTACAATATCTCATTATGCAGGGGAG GTAACTTACATGGCGGATTTATTTCTCGATAAGAATAAAGATTATGTGGTGGCAGAACATCAAGATTTATTAACTGCTTCAAAATGTTCCTTCGTAGCTGGTTTGTTTCCTCCTCTTCCTGAAGATTCATCAAAGTCCTCTAAATTTTCTTCGATTGGCTCACGCTTTAAG TTACAACTACAATCTTTAATGGACATTTTAAGTTCAACAGAACCTCACTACATCAGATGTGTGAAGCCAAACAGTGTTCTCAAGCCTGCAATTTTTGAGAATCTTAACATCATTCAGCAATTGAGATGTGGT GGTGTTCTTGAGGCTATCAGAATCAGCTGCGCTGGTTACCCAACCAGACGTACATTTGATGAGTTCCTTCTCCGATTTGGTGTTCTCGCTCCTGAAGCTTTGGAAGGAAA TTCTGATGACAAGACTGCTTGTAAGATGATTTTGGACAAAATGGGATTAAAAGGCTATCAG TTAGGCAAGACAAAGGTCTTCCTGCGAGCTGGTCAAATGGCTGAGTTAGATGCAAGGAGAGCTGAGGTTCTTGGAAATGCAGCCAGAACTATTCAAAGGCAAATTCGTACGTATATAGCTCGGAAAGAGTTCGTTTCGTTGCGTCAAGCAGCCATCCAATTGCAATCCTGTTGGCGag CTATATCGGCATGCAAACTCTATGAGCAATTGCGACGTGAAGATGCTGCTGTGAAGATTCAGAAGAACTTCCGGTGTTACATTGCCTGGAAAGCCTACTCAACCTTACAGGATTCCACTGTAATTTTGCAGACAGGCATGAGAGCGATGACTGCTCGCAATGAATTCAGATTTAGGAAGCAGACTAAGGCCGCCATCCAAGTTCAG GCTCATTTTCGCTGTCACAGAGAATACACTTATTACAGAAGTCTGCAGAAGGCTGCTATCATTACTCAATGTGGTTGGAGGCAACGAGTAGCTAGGAAAGAGCTTCGAAGCCTTCGAATG GCTGCGAGGGAAACAGGAGCCCTGAAAGAAGCCAAAGACAAGCTAGAAAAGAAGGTGGAGGAGCTCACATGGCGCTTGCAGTTTGAAAAACGATTGAGG ACCGAATTGGAGGAAACAAAAGCACAAGAACTTTCAAAGTTACAGGAGGCATTGCACTCGATGCAAACACAAGTAGAAGAAGCAAATGCCAGAGTGATAAAAGAACGGGAAGCTGCACGCAAAGCAATTGAAGAAGCTCCTCCAGTCATTAAAGAAACCCCTGTTATGGTTCAAGACACGGCAAAGATTGATGCATTAACTGCCGAGGTGGAGAGTCTGAAG GCTTTGCTACTGTCTGAAAAACATGTTGCGGAAGAGGCTAAAAAGGCTCGTGCAGGTGCTGAGAGTAGTAATACGGATTTGGCTAAAAAACTTGTAGAAGCAGAGGGAAAAGCAGTACAGCTCCAAGATTCAGTTCAGAG ACTTGAAGAGAAGTTATCGAATCTTGAATCAGAAAATCAAGTACTTAGGCAACAAGCTTTGACTATGTCACCTACAGGGAAATCTATATCTGCTCGACCTAGGATGACTATCATCCAG AGAACTCCAGAGAATGGAAATGTTCTCAATGGAGAAACAAAGGCTGTACAT GACATGGGCATTTTTGCAGCAAACCCGAAGGAGCCTGAATCTGAGGAAAAACCCCAGAAGTCATTAAATGACAAGCAGCAA GAAAACCAAGACCTCCTGATAAATTGTATCTCACAAGATTTGGGATTTTCTGGTGGCAAACCTGTCACAGCTTGTGTTATTTACAAATGCCTTCTTCACTGGAGGTCATTTGAAGTTGAGAGGACTGCTGTGTTTGACCGCATAATTCAAACTGTAGCTTCAGCAATAGAG GGAACTGACAACAATGATGTGTTAGCATATTGGTTATGTAACACATCCACATTGTTGATGCTGCTTCAACACACACTCAAAGCAAGTGGGGCAGCTAGCTTAACCCCACAACGGCGTAGGTCATCATCAGCTTCCCTTTTTGGGAGGATGTCACAA GGATTGAGGGGATCTCCACAGAGTGGACTTTCATTTCTCAATGGTAGGATGCTTGGTAGACTCGATGATTTGCGGCAAGTTGAGGCCAAGTATCCTGCTTTGTTGTTCAAGCAGCAGCTTACAGCTTTCCTGGAGAAGATTTATGGAATGATCAGGGACAATCTGAAGAAGGAGATTTCTCCGTTGCTTGGTTTGTGTATCCAG GCACCCAGAACGTCTCGTGCAAGTTTAGTTAAAGGGCGTTCCCAGGCTAATGCTGTTGCGCAACAAGCACTAATTGCCCATTGGCAAAGCATTGTGAAAAGCCTAGATAGTTACTTGAAGATGATGAAATCGAACTAC GTTCCCCCTTTCCTGGTCCGAAAGGTTTTCACTCAAATTTTCTCATTTGTCAATGTTCAATTATTCAACAG TCTTCTTTTGCGACGAGAGTGTTGCTCATTCAGTAATGGGGAGTACGTGAAAGCCGGGTTGGGTGAATTGGAGCAATGGTGTTGTCATGCAACAGAGGAA TACGTGGGCTTGGCTTGGGATGAACTGAAGCATATCAGACAGGCTGTTGGATTTTTG GTTATACACCAAAAGCCGAAGAAAACGTTGAATGAAATAACTACTGAACTTTGCCCT GTGCTAAGCATACAGCAGTTATACAGGATTAGTACAATGTACTGGGATGACAAATATGGCACACACAGTGTTTCTTCAGAA GTTATTTCAAGTATGAGAGTCATGATGACAGAGTACTCGAACAATGCAGTGAGCAGTTCCTTTCTCTTGGATGACGACTCAag TATTCCATTCTCCATTGATGATATCTCCAAAACCATGCAAAAAGTAGACGTTGCCGATGTGGAGCCTCCCCCTCTAATCCGCGAAAATTCAGGTTTTGTATTTTTGCATCAACGATCAGATTGA